Genomic window (Fundidesulfovibrio terrae):
CACCGTGACCCGCGACAAGCTGGGCGACATGCACCCGGCCGACCTGGCCGAGATCATCGCCCAGCTGCCCCACGAAGAGGCCGAGAAGATGCTGCTGTCCCTCAACACCGAGACCGCGGGCGAGGCCCTGGCCGAGATGGAGCCCGAGGTGGGCTGCCGCCTTTTGAGCCGCATGGAGAAGGAGCACGCCTCGGACATCCTGGAGGAGATGGCCCCGGACGAGGCCGCCGACGTGCTGGCCGACCTGCCGGACGACACCGCCCAGGAACTGCTCGGCCTCATGGACACCGAGGACGCCGAGAAGGTCCAGGAACTCCTGGAGCACGAGGAGGACACCGCCGGCGGCCTCATGATTAACGAGTTCATCGCCCTGCCCCCGTCCATGTCCGCCGAGGCCGCCCTGGGGCAGGTGCGCGCCAAGGCCCTGGACCTGGAGATGATCTACTACGTCTACGTGCTGGACGACTCCGGCAAGCTCCAGGGCGTGACCAGCCTGCGCGAGATTCTCGGGGCCAAGCCGCTTGAGTCGCTGCAGCAGATCATGTCGGAAAATTTCAAGACCGTGAACGTGGACACCCCGGCCGACGACGTGCTGGAGGTGGTGGAAAAATACGGCCTGTGGGCAGTGCCCGTGCTGGACAAGGACGGCACCATGGCCGGAGTGGTCACGGCCGACGACGTGCTCACCCATTCGCTGCGCTTCGCCCTGCGCTGGAAGCGTTTCCGGGCCAAGCGGCGCTTCTAGGCTTTTCCCATGCCGTTTCGCTTCCTCGCAACCGCCTGGCGCAAGGTCAACCGCCGCAACCTGCTGCTGTTCCTCTCCATCCTGGGGCCGGGCATCATCACCGCCAACGTGGACAACGACGCGGGCGGCATCACCACCTATTCCCTGGCCGGGGCCAACTTCGGCTACAGCCTGCTGTGGATGATGGGCCCCACCATGGCCGCCCTGGTGGTGGTGCAGGAGATGTGCTCGCGCATGGGCGCGGTGACGGGCAAGGGGCTTTCCGACCTCATCCGCGAGCGCTTCGGCGTGGCCGTCACCTTCTACGTGATGATCGCCCTGTACCTGACCAACCTGGGCAACACCGTCTCGGAATTCGCGGGCATCGCGGCCAGCCTGGAGATATTCGGGGTGAGCCGCTACGTGTCCGTGCCCCTGTCCTCGCTTGTGGTGTGGCTGCTCATCGTCAAGGGTTCCTACAAGATCGTCGAGAAGGTCTTCCTGGGGGCTTGCCTGATCTACGTGGCCTACCCCATCGCAGCGTTCATGTCCGGCCCGGACTGGGGCGTGGTGCTAAGGGCCGCAGTGGTGCCGGAGATCCATTGGAAGGGCGAGTACGTCACCATGATGATCGCCGTGGTGGGCACCACCATCGCCCCCTGGATGCAGTTCTACCAGCAGGCGTCCGTGGTGGAGAAGGGCATCACCAAGGAGCACTACGCCTTCGCCCGCCTGGACGTGATCGTGGGGTGCGCCCTGGCCATCGCCGTGGCCTTCTTCATCGTGGCCTCCTGCGCGGCGGCCATCCACCAGCAGGGGCTCTCCATCGAGACCGCAGCCGACGCGGCCCAGGCCCTGGCTCCCGTGGCCGGGCCCTACGCCACCACCCTCTTCGCCCTGGGGCTCTTCAACGCCTCGCTGTTCGCGGCCTGCGTGCTGCCGCTGTCCACGGCCTACTACATCTGCGAGGGCATGGGCTGGGAACTGGGCGTGGACAAGGACTTCACCCAGGCTCCGCAGTTCTTCTGGCTCTTCACCGTAAGCATCATCCTCTCCGCCGTGTGCATCATGATCCCGGGCGCACCGCTCCTGGCCATCATGTACGTCTCCCAGGTGGTCAACGGCGCAGTGCTCCCGGCGGTGCTGGTGCTGATGCTCGTCATCATCAACGACCGGCGCATCATGGGCAGCTTCGTCAACGGCCCCGTGTTCAACGCCGTTGCCTGGTTCACGGTGGTCGTGGTGACTCTCCTGACGCTCCTCATGACCGCGGACATCGTCTCGCCGGGCGTCATGGACAGGCTGATCGGCGGCTGACCGGAAATTGCCCGAACGACCTTCTCCGCCGCGCTCCCTTGACCTGCGCGTGCATAAGATTCATTGTGATTATTGGACACCCCCGCTTCGCCGGAGGTTGTCCAGGCACGCCACAAACGAGAGGGCATCCGGATGCGCCATATCAAGTTCCTGGTAGCCGACGACAGCCTGACTGTCCGCAACCTCATCAGCCACATCGTCAAGTCCCAGTTCGGCGCGGACATCATCCACCTGGCCAAGAACGGCCAGGAGGCCTTCGACATCTTCGAGCGCGAAAAGATCGACTTCGTCATCTCCGACTGGGACATGCCCGTCATGAGCGGCGAGGAGTTCCTCTACAAGGTGCGCAACGAGTCCGGCAACCGGGACGTCCCCTTCCTCATGGTCACCAGCCACGACGAGAAGGACTTCCTGGTCACGGCCATCCAGAATGGAGTGAGCCAGTACATCGTCAAGCCCTTCACTCCCGAGGAGATGGAGCAGAAGATCCTCCAATGCTGGAACGCCGCCTCCAAGCGCAAGGGGCGACGCTACGCCGACCTGCCCCGGCACGTGTTCACGGCCGCCTTCAAGAACGCCGTAGTGGAGGCCTCCCTTGTGGACATCAGCCGGGTGGGGGCGTTGGTGGAACTCAACTACAACGAAGAAATCACCCTGTTCAAGGGCTGCACGGCCAAGATCGCCATAGAGCTTCCCGGGGTGGGCAAGAAGCTGGCCATCGGCCCCATCGCGGCCATGGTGGTGCGCCTGGAGGCCTCGGACAGCCTGCACCCCACTTCGAGGCTGTGTAACATGGCCCTGTATTTCAGCCCCACCCACACCCCCGGCAACGTCCAGGAAAAGCTCGGCCAGCTCATCAAGTGGCTGCACTCGCGCCTGCCGGACGCCGTGCACGACCTGGCCAAAGGGCTGGAAGAAAACGACGACCCGCAATAACCGCCCGCCATTTTTTTGCCTTTCCGGACTTGGCCGACCGACAGCCTTCAGTATTTACAGCCGGTTGCGAAATACGGCCTGAATTTTGCTTCAAACCGCGCGAGTCTTCAGGGAGGAAGAATCGTGCACCACCCCTACATCATCATCGGCGCAGGCCCCACCGGGCTCGGCGCCGCGCGCCGCCTGGGCGAGCTCGGCATCGACAATTTTCTGGTCCTCGAGGCCAACGACTACCCCGGCGGCCTGGCCGCCAGCTTCCAGGACGCCGAGGGCTTCACCTGGGACGTGGGTGGACACGTGGTCTTCTCCCACTACGAATACTTCGACCGCATGCTCGACGAGGCCCTGGACGGCCGCTACCTGGAGCACCAGCGCGAAGCCTGGGTGCGCCTGGCCAAGACCTGGGTTCCCTACCCCTTCCAGAACAACATACGCTACCTGCCCCAGGAACTCGCCTGGCGGTGCGTGCAGGGGCTCCTGCCCGGCAAGCGCCCCTTCGGGGACAACGGCTACAAGCCCGCCAACTTCGATGAATGGATCAGGCACGTCTTCGGCACGGGCATCGCCGACGTGTTCATGCTGCCCTACAACTTCAAGGTGTGGGCCACCCCCCCGGAACTCATGAGCTACAAGTGGATCGGCGAGCGCGTGAGCGTGGTGAACCTGGAAAAGGTGCTCGAGAACATGCTCTTGTCCCTGGACGACGTGTCCTGGGGGCCCAACAACCTCTTCAAGTTCCCGCTCTACGGCGGCACGGGTGAAATCTACCGCCGCGTGGCATCCAAATTTTCCGATCGCATCCGCTACGGCCGAAGCGTCGTGTCCGTCGATCCGGTCAAAAAGGAAGTCCTCTGCCAGACCGGCGAGCGCTTCACCTACGACAACCTGCTCTTCACCGGCCCCCTGGACATCCTGGCCCGCAAGCTCCTGACCAGCGTACCGGACGGGGTGCGCCGGGCCGCCTCCGGCCTCGTGCACAGCGGCGGCTACATCGGCGGCGTGGGCGTGGAGGGCGCAAAGACCGATTCGCGCTGCTGGATGTACTTCCCCGAGTCCGACAACCCCTTCTACCGGGTGACCAACTTCCACCACTACTCCCCCAACAACACGCCCGACCCCGACGGCATGATCACACGCAAGCGCGCCTACATGACCGAGGTGAGCTTCTCCGAGCACAAGCCCGAGCCCCATTCGCACCTGGACAGCGTGGTGGACGGTCTTGTAAACGTGTCGCTCATGTCCGAGAAGGAACGGGACGCCGTCGTCTCCACCTGGGAGATGCGCCTCGACTACTCCTACCCCATCCCCACCCTGGGCCGCGACGCGGCGCTCACGGCCATCCAGCCGTGGCTGGAAACCCAGGGCATCTACGGCCGGGGCCGCTTCGGCGGCTGGAAGTACGAGGTGAGCAACATGGACCACTCCGTCATGCAGGGCGTGGAGTGGGCCGAGCGCATGGTGACCGGCAAGGCCGAAACCACGTACGCCCTCTGAGGTTTTCAGTGTCAGACGCCATCTTTACGCCGGAGGTCTTCGCCGCCCGGCGCGAAAAGCTGCGCGCGCGCATGCGCGATGCGGGATATTCGGCCCTCCTGGTCTCCCACGCCGCCAACCGCTACTACCTGAGCGGCTTCGAGCTCCACGACTCCCAGTGCAACGAGTCCTCCGGGATGCTCCTCGTCACGTCCACCGGGCGCGACAAGCTGCTCACCGACCCGCGCTTCCTGGACGCCGCCAGGCGCCTGTGGCCCGAGGAGGACATCTTCATCTACTCCGGCCACCGCTACGTCCAGATGGGCGAGTTCATCTCCAAGGCGCACGGCGGGCCGCTGGCCTTCGAGAGCCGGGCCATGAGCGTGGACACCTGCGAGCGCCTGCGCGAGCACCTGACGCTCACCCCCACCCAGGGCCTCGTTGAGGACCTGCGCCGCATCAAGGAACCCGCCGAGATCGAACTTCTGGACCGCTCCTGCGCCGTGAACGAACGGGTCATGCGCGCCGCCCCGGACATCCTCGTGCCCGGACGCACCGAGGGCGAGATCGCCTGGAGGCTCGAGCAGCTCTTCCGTGATTTCGGCGCTTCCGAACTGGCCTTCGCTCCCATCGTGGCTGTGGACGGCAATGCCGCCCTGCCCCATGCCGAGCCCGGACGCGACCAGGTGAAGGAAGAAAGCATGGTGCTCATCGACATGGGCGGGCGCTTCGGCGACTACAACTCCGACCAGACCCGCACCTTCTGGGTGGGGAGCCGCGCCCCCGACCACTTCCGCAAGGCCCTGGAACTGACCCAGATGGCCCAGGCCAAGGCCATCGCCGCCATCCGGCCGGGGCTGCCAATCTCCGAGACCTACCGCACCGCGCGGGCCTACTTCGAGGAGTTCGGCGTGGCCGACGCCTTCACCCACGCCCTGGGACACGGCATCGGCCTGGAGACCCACGAGGCCCCAAGCCTCTCCCCCATCGCCGACGGCCTGCTGGAACCCGGCATGGTCATCACCGTGGAGCCCGGCCTGTACTACCCCGAATGGGGCGGCATTCGCTGGGAGCACATGGTGGCCGTCACCGAGGACGGCTGCCGCATCCTGGGCCAGGGCGGCGAGTAGAAACGCCGTGACGCCTGCCGACGAACGCGCTCCCGCCGCGAACCCTCCTTCCGTGCGTCAAGCGAAACGACGCCGGGGCTCACCCCATGGGGACGCCCCGGCTTTCGAGCCCGCGCCGCGCAAGCGCAAGACCCCCTACCGGGCCCCGCAGCGGTCCTCGCGGCTTTACGTGAAGCTCGCATCCGCGGACTTCGCCCTGTTCAAGTTTCTCTTGGAGGCCCACGGCCACCTGGGCATCATGACCGTCATGGACAGGCACGCCGCCGTGGCGAAACTGAGCTATTCGCCCGACTGCGAACGGGAGATGCGGGCGTTTCTGGAAGAGGCCGAGACGAGTGTGGCCTTCGAAGTGATTGATTTTTGAAGGCCGCGTCCAGTCATTGCTGGCCGCCCTGCGCCCCCATCGCGCAGACGATGTCGAACTCTTCCTTGGTGATGGGCATCACCGAAAGCCGTGAACCCTTGCGCAGCAGCTCCATGCCGTTCAGCGCCGTGACATGGCGCATGGCCCCAAGCGGCACGGGGGCGGCGAACTTGCTCACGAACCGCACGTCCACCGCGAACCAGAGGGGCCTTTCCGGGGTGGATTTGGGGTCGAAGTGGTTGTCGGCAGGGTCCCAGGCGGTCTCGTCGGGATATCCGGCCCTGACGACACGCGCGGTGCCCACCGCCGAGGGGCCGGTCCCGCTGTGGTAAAAGACGGCCATGTCGCCCTCGGCCATCTGGTCGCGCAGGAAATTTCGAGCCTGAAAATTCCGCACGCCGCTCCAGCAGGTTGTCTGGCCCGGCTCGGCGGCCAGATCGTCGATGGAGTAGCTTTCCGGTTCCGACTTCAGAAGCCAATAGTTCATTCCCATGACCTCTCTCCTGGCGGTCGCGCGTCACGACCGTCCATGTTTCATCCGTGGTGCACGTCGATAGCGCGTTCCAGCCCGTCGATCCAGCCACCGGCCTTGTGATCCCAGGTTTTCACCACGATCTTTCCCGGGCAGAGATAGATCGAATTCGACCAGATGGTCTCGCGGCCGAGGTCGGCGTTGTGGATGCCCCACACGTGGCCGTCGTAGAGATTCACTGGCGAGGCGTAGCTTAAGTTGGTGGCCGGGGTGTGGGTGTGGCCGGACACCCACAGGACCACCTGCGGGTTGGCCGCCAGGATTTCACCGATGCGCGCCACGGGCTGGGCCACGCGCTGGTCGCCGTTTATCTTGGGGCTGTATGTTACCAGGGTGCCCTTGAGAGGGGCGTGGAAGAAGATGAGCGTCGGCTTGGCGAAGTTGGAGGCCAGCGTGGTCTGGAGCCAGTCGAGCTGCGTGTTCGATATTTCCGTGAGGAAGCTGCCGCCGGTCACGTCGGCCGAGAGGAAAACCAGCAGGTAGCCGCCCAGTTCGCGGGTGTACCAGAGGTCGGGCTGGCGCAATGTCTTGCGGAACCGGTCGAGCTTCTCGCGCTGGACTTCCGGTGAGGCGTGCTTGAATTCCCCGCCGGGGCCGCCCGGATCGGCGTAGACGTATTCGTGGTTGCCGGCCGTCACCGCCACGGGCTTGCGGATGGCTGAGACGAATTCCAGCGCCTCGTCGTATTCCTGCTGCGTACCGTGCTTGGCCACGATATCGCCGGGCAGGGCGACCAGCTCCACGTCATCCCAGGCGTTGACGTCCTGGACGACGGCAAGCTTGCGCGCGGCCTGGGCCCTTGCTTCGGGCGTTGTGCCGCGCGCGTAGTGGGCGTCGGAGAGCACCACGATGCGGTGGCAGCCGCCCTGCTCCCCGGGGCTTTTCCACCTGACGGGCTTCGTGCACCCGGCCACGAGCGCGCCCAGCAGGAATCGAAGAAACGACCGTCTGAGCACGTCTTACCCTCCTCACGGCAAATTCCCGCTCATGTCCGCGAAGCTATAACGGGTCCAGGGAACGAAGTTCCCTGGCGGGAGAGTGCAGAGAGGGCAGCGCCCTCTCTGCCCGCCGGAGGCTTCCCCCTGCCCGTCTCAGCTCCCCAGTCCGAAGAACCGCCGCGCGTTCTCGCCGGTGATGCGCCATACGTCCGCCGTTTCCATCCCCTTCACCCGGGCCACGGCCTGTGCCGTGAACACGTTGTAGGCCGGTTCGTTGGGGCGTCCCCGGTAGGGTTCCGGGGTCAAGAACGGCGCGTCGGACTCGATCACCACCCGCTCCATCTCCAGGATGGCCACGGCCCGGCGCAGGTCCTCGTTCTTGGAGTAGGTGACGGGGCCGGGGATGGACACGGTGTAGCCACGGTGAATGAGCTCCACCGCCAGGTCGGGCCCCTGCCCGAAGCAGTGCCACAACACCCGTTCGCCGGGGATGCCCGATTCGTCCAGGATTTTCAGCGTCTCGGCGGCGGCTTCGCGGCTGTGAACGGCCACGGGCTTCTCAAGCTCGCGCGCCAGGGCCAGCTGCTCCCGGAAGAAACGCTCCTGCACGTCGCGCGGGGTGTCGTCCCAGTAGAAATCGAGCCCGATCTCGCCCACGGCCTTGAGGTTGGGGTCGGCCGCGAAGAGCGCGGCCATGTCCGCGACCTCGCGCGAGTCCAAGCCGGAGGCATCGTTGGGGTGTATTCCCAACAGGAAGAACACCTGGGGGTATTGCCGCAGCACGGGCGAGTTCGCCCGGTAGGCCCCGGCGCCCAGGAACACGTTGCCCAGGGCCGCGATTCCGGCCTTGGCGGCCCGGTCGAGCACCAGGGGGAGTTCCTGGGGGAATTCCTGAGCGTTCGGGCGTTTATAGTCCAAATGGGCGTGGGTCTCCACGCCGACAAGGGGCAGGCCGAGGGACTCG
Coding sequences:
- a CDS encoding magnesium transporter; amino-acid sequence: MSSSNASYFASNFLGKTVIDKAGKPLGTLHDLAMSKGERLPHISSLIVKQGKGMTSIPWAGVDLFNVFVIAVDLDRVDAEPYDPEEQGQILVRRDILDKQIVDVEGARLVRVNDLKIEGCLDALCVTAVDTGVRGLARRLRQERVWSFLTGLFHRQLPHKEISWQFVQPIDDKMTTLALTVTRDKLGDMHPADLAEIIAQLPHEEAEKMLLSLNTETAGEALAEMEPEVGCRLLSRMEKEHASDILEEMAPDEAADVLADLPDDTAQELLGLMDTEDAEKVQELLEHEEDTAGGLMINEFIALPPSMSAEAALGQVRAKALDLEMIYYVYVLDDSGKLQGVTSLREILGAKPLESLQQIMSENFKTVNVDTPADDVLEVVEKYGLWAVPVLDKDGTMAGVVTADDVLTHSLRFALRWKRFRAKRRF
- a CDS encoding Nramp family divalent metal transporter; its protein translation is MPFRFLATAWRKVNRRNLLLFLSILGPGIITANVDNDAGGITTYSLAGANFGYSLLWMMGPTMAALVVVQEMCSRMGAVTGKGLSDLIRERFGVAVTFYVMIALYLTNLGNTVSEFAGIAASLEIFGVSRYVSVPLSSLVVWLLIVKGSYKIVEKVFLGACLIYVAYPIAAFMSGPDWGVVLRAAVVPEIHWKGEYVTMMIAVVGTTIAPWMQFYQQASVVEKGITKEHYAFARLDVIVGCALAIAVAFFIVASCAAAIHQQGLSIETAADAAQALAPVAGPYATTLFALGLFNASLFAACVLPLSTAYYICEGMGWELGVDKDFTQAPQFFWLFTVSIILSAVCIMIPGAPLLAIMYVSQVVNGAVLPAVLVLMLVIINDRRIMGSFVNGPVFNAVAWFTVVVVTLLTLLMTADIVSPGVMDRLIGG
- a CDS encoding response regulator, whose amino-acid sequence is MRHIKFLVADDSLTVRNLISHIVKSQFGADIIHLAKNGQEAFDIFEREKIDFVISDWDMPVMSGEEFLYKVRNESGNRDVPFLMVTSHDEKDFLVTAIQNGVSQYIVKPFTPEEMEQKILQCWNAASKRKGRRYADLPRHVFTAAFKNAVVEASLVDISRVGALVELNYNEEITLFKGCTAKIAIELPGVGKKLAIGPIAAMVVRLEASDSLHPTSRLCNMALYFSPTHTPGNVQEKLGQLIKWLHSRLPDAVHDLAKGLEENDDPQ
- a CDS encoding protoporphyrinogen/coproporphyrinogen oxidase, with product MHHPYIIIGAGPTGLGAARRLGELGIDNFLVLEANDYPGGLAASFQDAEGFTWDVGGHVVFSHYEYFDRMLDEALDGRYLEHQREAWVRLAKTWVPYPFQNNIRYLPQELAWRCVQGLLPGKRPFGDNGYKPANFDEWIRHVFGTGIADVFMLPYNFKVWATPPELMSYKWIGERVSVVNLEKVLENMLLSLDDVSWGPNNLFKFPLYGGTGEIYRRVASKFSDRIRYGRSVVSVDPVKKEVLCQTGERFTYDNLLFTGPLDILARKLLTSVPDGVRRAASGLVHSGGYIGGVGVEGAKTDSRCWMYFPESDNPFYRVTNFHHYSPNNTPDPDGMITRKRAYMTEVSFSEHKPEPHSHLDSVVDGLVNVSLMSEKERDAVVSTWEMRLDYSYPIPTLGRDAALTAIQPWLETQGIYGRGRFGGWKYEVSNMDHSVMQGVEWAERMVTGKAETTYAL
- a CDS encoding Xaa-Pro peptidase family protein, which translates into the protein MSDAIFTPEVFAARREKLRARMRDAGYSALLVSHAANRYYLSGFELHDSQCNESSGMLLVTSTGRDKLLTDPRFLDAARRLWPEEDIFIYSGHRYVQMGEFISKAHGGPLAFESRAMSVDTCERLREHLTLTPTQGLVEDLRRIKEPAEIELLDRSCAVNERVMRAAPDILVPGRTEGEIAWRLEQLFRDFGASELAFAPIVAVDGNAALPHAEPGRDQVKEESMVLIDMGGRFGDYNSDQTRTFWVGSRAPDHFRKALELTQMAQAKAIAAIRPGLPISETYRTARAYFEEFGVADAFTHALGHGIGLETHEAPSLSPIADGLLEPGMVITVEPGLYYPEWGGIRWEHMVAVTEDGCRILGQGGE
- a CDS encoding DUF4911 domain-containing protein yields the protein MRQAKRRRGSPHGDAPAFEPAPRKRKTPYRAPQRSSRLYVKLASADFALFKFLLEAHGHLGIMTVMDRHAAVAKLSYSPDCEREMRAFLEEAETSVAFEVIDF
- a CDS encoding EVE domain-containing protein, which produces MNYWLLKSEPESYSIDDLAAEPGQTTCWSGVRNFQARNFLRDQMAEGDMAVFYHSGTGPSAVGTARVVRAGYPDETAWDPADNHFDPKSTPERPLWFAVDVRFVSKFAAPVPLGAMRHVTALNGMELLRKGSRLSVMPITKEEFDIVCAMGAQGGQQ
- a CDS encoding metallophosphoesterase family protein; amino-acid sequence: MLRRSFLRFLLGALVAGCTKPVRWKSPGEQGGCHRIVVLSDAHYARGTTPEARAQAARKLAVVQDVNAWDDVELVALPGDIVAKHGTQQEYDEALEFVSAIRKPVAVTAGNHEYVYADPGGPGGEFKHASPEVQREKLDRFRKTLRQPDLWYTRELGGYLLVFLSADVTGGSFLTEISNTQLDWLQTTLASNFAKPTLIFFHAPLKGTLVTYSPKINGDQRVAQPVARIGEILAANPQVVLWVSGHTHTPATNLSYASPVNLYDGHVWGIHNADLGRETIWSNSIYLCPGKIVVKTWDHKAGGWIDGLERAIDVHHG
- a CDS encoding TatD family hydrolase; this translates as MSTKKKERPLPESLGLPLVGVETHAHLDYKRPNAQEFPQELPLVLDRAAKAGIAALGNVFLGAGAYRANSPVLRQYPQVFFLLGIHPNDASGLDSREVADMAALFAADPNLKAVGEIGLDFYWDDTPRDVQERFFREQLALARELEKPVAVHSREAAAETLKILDESGIPGERVLWHCFGQGPDLAVELIHRGYTVSIPGPVTYSKNEDLRRAVAILEMERVVIESDAPFLTPEPYRGRPNEPAYNVFTAQAVARVKGMETADVWRITGENARRFFGLGS